The Athene noctua chromosome 11, bAthNoc1.hap1.1, whole genome shotgun sequence genome has a segment encoding these proteins:
- the LOC141964732 gene encoding tumor necrosis factor ligand superfamily member 10-like yields MAPHQPSAGQYLRSDSGGSEARMLADGPGPGPGPDGARGGRRRRRRCGPLWGSVAVMAILALQIASTTGLFVYFTMAISKLKAQVPGSAEELRCLQVINQQQEGSSLEELISNQSCLKLANTIKAYVATVTENVVRRSAVKEARRSYFNTSEGQAPPKTPGKPSAHLTLRPQSLAQDGNSKRFGNLSQSCRHAIARWEDSTIHAHLQNITYRDGRLRVNQAGKYYIYSQIYFRYPSDGASARVSVPQLVQCINWKTSYSQPILLLKGVGTKCWAPEADYGLHALYQGGLFELKAGDELFVSVSSLAIDYNDAAASYFGAFRLDL; encoded by the exons aTGGCCCCGCACCAGCCCAGCGCCGGGCAGTACCTGCGCTCCGACAGCGGCGGCTCGGAGGCCCGTATGCTGGCCgacggccccgggcccggccccggccccgacggggcgcggggggggcggcggcggcggcggcggtgcgggCCGCTCTGGGGCAGCGTGGCCGTGATGGCCATCCTCGCCCTGCAGATCGCCTCCACCACCGGCCTCTTCGTCTACTTCACCATGGCCATCTCCAAG CTCAAAGCCCAGGTGCCGGGTAGTGCGGAGGAGCTGCGGTGCCTGCAGGTTATCAATCAACAGCAGGAGGGCTCCAGCCTGGAGGAGCTGATCAGCAACCAGTCCTGCCTCAAGCTGGCCAACACCATCAAAGCCTACGTGGCCACG GTAACAGAGAACGTTGTCCGCAGGAGCGCAGTGAAGG AGGCCAGACGGAGCTACTTCAACACCTCCGAGGGGCAGGCTCCTCCCAAAACACCTGGAAAACCCTCGGCACATCTCACTCTTCGCCCGCAGAGCCTGGCTCAGGATG ggaaCTCCAAGCGCTTCGGGAACCTCTCCCAGTCCTGCCGCCACGCCATTGCCCGCTGGGAAGACAGCACCATCCACGCACACCTGCAGAACATCACCTACCGGGATGGCCGGCTGCGCGTCAACCAGGCGGGCAAGTACTACATCTACTCCCAGATCTATTTCCGCTACCCCAGCGACGGGGCCAGTGCCCGAGTCTCCGTCCCACAGCTCGTGCAGTGCATCAACTGGAAGACCTCCTACAGCCAGCCCATCCTCCTGCTCAAAGGAGTGGGCACCAAGTGCTGGGCGCCCGAAGCGGACTACGGGCTCCACGCTCTCTACCAGGGGGGACTGTTTGAGCTGAAGGCTGGCGATGAGCTCTTCGTCTCCGTCTCCTCCTTGGCCATTGACTACAACGATGCAGCAGCCAGCTACTTCGGGGCTTTCCGGCTTGACCTGTGA